A single region of the Methyloceanibacter stevinii genome encodes:
- a CDS encoding PIG-L deacetylase family protein, whose translation MTTVFIFAHQDDDFGVFHEIADAVARKERVVCIYLTNGAWAGVTPQQRNAESLAVLTRLGVNTDDIKFLGTDLDIPDGALVENLDRCWDKLLSEIAALDGVTRIIVPAWEGGHHDHDAAHLVGLALARYLDVLEQSRQYPFYRAPALRFWLSFAAPLEANGKVISRPIGWRERLDYLLLLRHYRSQGPVILKLAPQLAWSYLTKGAQMLQRLNPQRALEAPMERPLLYETWGLCAYEHFRACADPFIARHIVGSPGLEAGAQAQRPSIAEASKTD comes from the coding sequence GTGACCACGGTTTTCATCTTTGCACATCAGGACGACGATTTCGGCGTCTTTCACGAGATCGCTGACGCGGTCGCGCGCAAGGAACGCGTTGTCTGCATCTACCTGACCAATGGCGCCTGGGCGGGTGTCACGCCGCAGCAGCGGAACGCCGAGAGTTTGGCCGTTCTCACAAGGCTCGGGGTCAACACCGACGACATCAAGTTTCTTGGCACCGACCTGGACATCCCGGACGGCGCGCTCGTGGAGAATCTCGACCGATGCTGGGACAAATTGCTGTCCGAAATCGCAGCGCTGGACGGCGTAACCCGCATCATTGTCCCGGCCTGGGAAGGCGGGCATCACGATCACGATGCGGCGCACTTGGTTGGGCTGGCATTGGCGCGTTACCTGGACGTCCTGGAGCAAAGCCGGCAATACCCATTCTACCGGGCGCCCGCCTTGCGTTTCTGGTTGTCGTTCGCGGCACCGCTTGAGGCGAACGGCAAGGTGATCTCGCGGCCGATCGGGTGGCGCGAACGCCTCGATTACCTCTTGCTGCTGCGCCACTATCGATCTCAGGGGCCCGTCATACTGAAGCTTGCACCGCAGCTGGCGTGGTCCTACCTGACGAAGGGCGCCCAGATGCTACAAAGGCTGAATCCGCAGCGCGCTTTGGAGGCTCCCATGGAACGACCGCTTCTCTACGAGACCTGGGGCCTCTGCGCCTATGAGCATTTTCGAGCCTGCGCGGATCCTTTCATTGCCCGTCACATCGTAGGCAGCCCGGGTTTGGAGGCCGGCGCCCAGGCCCAGCGGCCTTCCATTGCGGAAGCATCGAAGACGGACTGA
- a CDS encoding glycoside hydrolase family 5 protein, translating to MKQPNPSRRDLLTAAAGCALSAGGFVRTCAAAAGGHADRWTDTPFLAGVNMAGADFGYVIPGVFGTNYTYPTCEEISYYRGLGFNVIRLPFLWERLQPDLYSAFDVEEWERFRTVLVCALNEGLHVILDPHNNAKRRISADGFSKQHFIGTSEVPTDAFIQFWLELIRRAPSKQVIYGLMNEPVDISAQAWFDIAQTCINAIRQTGATNMILAPGTMWTSAHLWQQGGNEIFSDLVDPIGYTAIEVHQYFDGDSSGRTGEAVSPTIGIERIAEFEAWARRHNRKAFLGEFGPSPDPVNLQALERLLEHISENRDVWIGWTAWAAGPWWPDDFPFKLDYLPSTVIPPQTRVLMDFARKR from the coding sequence ATGAAGCAGCCTAACCCAAGCCGTCGGGACCTGCTGACCGCGGCGGCCGGCTGTGCCCTTTCGGCCGGCGGCTTTGTCAGGACGTGCGCCGCAGCGGCAGGCGGTCACGCGGACCGTTGGACGGACACGCCGTTCCTGGCGGGCGTGAACATGGCGGGCGCGGACTTCGGCTACGTCATCCCGGGCGTCTTCGGCACCAACTACACCTACCCGACCTGTGAGGAGATTTCCTACTACCGCGGTCTCGGGTTCAACGTGATCCGCCTGCCTTTCCTGTGGGAACGCCTGCAGCCGGATCTCTATTCGGCCTTCGATGTCGAGGAATGGGAGCGCTTCAGAACGGTCCTCGTCTGCGCACTCAACGAGGGGCTGCACGTCATTCTCGATCCGCACAACAACGCAAAGCGGCGGATCAGTGCCGATGGCTTCAGCAAGCAGCACTTCATCGGCACATCGGAAGTCCCGACGGACGCCTTTATCCAGTTCTGGCTCGAACTGATCCGGCGGGCCCCGTCCAAGCAGGTCATCTACGGACTGATGAACGAGCCGGTCGATATCTCCGCGCAAGCTTGGTTCGACATTGCGCAAACCTGCATCAATGCTATCCGCCAGACCGGGGCGACAAACATGATCCTCGCGCCGGGAACGATGTGGACTAGCGCTCATCTATGGCAGCAGGGCGGAAACGAGATCTTTTCCGATCTCGTCGATCCCATCGGCTACACGGCCATCGAAGTCCACCAGTATTTCGACGGAGACTCGTCGGGACGGACCGGTGAGGCTGTCTCCCCGACAATCGGGATTGAGAGAATAGCCGAATTCGAGGCCTGGGCGCGGCGGCACAATCGCAAGGCGTTCCTCGGCGAATTCGGTCCCAGCCCGGATCCCGTCAATCTTCAGGCTCTCGAGAGACTCCTGGAGCACATCTCCGAAAATCGCGACGTTTGGATCGGTTGGACAGCTTGGGCGGCGGGACCTTGGTGGCCCGACGATTTTCCGTTCAAGCTCGATTACCTGCCATCGACAGTGATCCCGCCCCAAACGCGCGTGCTGATGGATTTCGCACGGAAACGCTAG